Proteins from one Panicum virgatum strain AP13 chromosome 7K, P.virgatum_v5, whole genome shotgun sequence genomic window:
- the LOC120640852 gene encoding uncharacterized protein LOC120640852, which produces MEKRDALRKMVVDPKWDEIPDVKTRKGKDATATMLSVPFWKSVALFQKVFEPLVRLLRLVDGDVRLAMAFLYGELIKAKKEIKEAFGNVENNYKDVMAIVDKKMKDRFDSSLHVAAYLLNPYYSYRDAAIFDDSSAVEKFMLCCETFFEGDEEKEYLAVNEDFDKFRTKQGSFGKKMARSCERFEFNPASWWRIYGGGAPNLQRMASRILSLTASSSGCERNWSTFEFIHTKRRNRLKIERLNMLVYVQFNTRLLSKKEKISNKKSYEVLLSNDAAEAQGFFMREGMNKFWWCLGTRMRLRLKFLELG; this is translated from the exons ATGGAAAAAAGAGATGCACTAAGGAAGATGGTGGTTGATccaaaatgggatgaaatacCAGATGTGAAGACAAGAAAGGGAAAAGATGCAACAGCCACTATGCTGAGTGTTCCCTTCTGGAAAAGTGTAGCACTTTTCCAGAAGGTTTTTGAACCTTTGGTGAGGCTACTTCGTTTGGTTGATGGGGATGTGAGGCTAGCCATGGCTTTTCTTTATGGTGAGCTaattaaggcaaagaaggagatCAAGGAAGCCTTTGGCAATGTGGAGAATAACTACAAAGATGTCATGGCTATTGTTgacaagaagatgaaggacAGATTTGATTCCAGCTTGCATGTTGCTGCATACTTGCTGAATCCATACTACTCCTATAGAGATGCTGCCATCTTTGATGATTCAAGTGCTGTGGAAAAGTTCATGCTTTGTTGTGAGACATTTTTCGAAGGTGATGAAGAAAAAGAGTACTTGGCTGTTAATGAAGATTTTGACAAGTTTCGGACGAAGCAAGGTTCCTTTGGAAAGAAGATGGCAAGAAGTTGTGAACGATTTGAGTTCAACCCTG CATCTTGGTGGAGGATCTATGGAGGTGGAGCACCAAATTTGCAACGCATGGCTTCTCGAATCCTCTCATTGACAGCAAGCTCCTCCGGATGTGAAAGGAATTGGAGCACTTTTGAGTTT ATACATACCAAGAGAAGAAATAGACTAAAAATAGAGCGCCTCAACATGTTAGTCTACGTGCAATTTAATACAAGGCTGCTGTCCAAGAAGGAGAAAATCAGCAACAAGAAATCTTATGAAGTCCTCCTAAGCAATGATGCTGCTGAAGCACAAGGTTTTTTTATGAGGGAGGGGATGAACAAGTTTTGGTGGTGTTTAGGGACCCGGATGAGGCTGAGGCTGAAGTTCCTGGAATTGGGATGA
- the LOC120640854 gene encoding putative disease resistance protein RGA4 — translation MSGVAVLASALSAGTAWEKLFSFLRAFTLVPSSSSWVAMDLEDLRKLERTTRRILATLHDAEEHWNIREESTSLRLRELKELAEDIEGVVKEYEYQAGRCKMEALKQSTRYHFTGKRKRHEENETDSGDTGVVQVPYEFLSRVTKITERFDEIKHFSTHFSLSEDDGERLLTPDVSSLRHTTSCVLEKGILGRNKDIDIIVEKILSGEGENNGGRHVSVMAIVGTGGLGKTTLAQLVYNDPRVRQSFDNHAWVYVSENFDVSTITRDIINSLTQGACDFTELSDLQEKLADEMKDKRILLVLDDVQNERGDCWESLCLPMCFARICKIILTSRSEEVARLVQTMPSHRPSCLSIDESWSLFNQVVFPDQAFDAPANLIEIGKNIVKRCQGLPLVIKTLGSMLRHETDEDKWVDVLENELSHLEKSHYEVYHH, via the exons ATGTCCGGAGTAGCGGTGCTGGCATCAGCTCTCTCCGCCGGGACGGCATGGGAGAAGCTCTTCTCCTTCCTACGGGCATTCACCTTGGTACCCTCATCGTCGTCATGGGTGGCCATGGATCTGGAGGACCTAAGGAAGCTGGAGAGAACCACACGACGGATCCTGGCAACCCTGCACGACGCTGAGGAGCACTGGAACATCCGGGAGGAATCCACCAGTTTGCGGCTCAGGGAGCTCAAGGAGCTGGCGGAAGACATCGAGGGCGTTGTTAAGGAGTATGAGTATCAAGCCGGCCGCTGTAAGATGGAGGCCCTCAAACAATCAACCAGATATCACTTCACCGGCAAGCGCAAGCGCCACGAG GAAAATGAGACAGACTCCGGCGACACTGGTGTCGTACAGGTTCCATATGAGTTCCTTTCTCGAGTAACCAAAATAACAGAGAGATTTGACGAAATCAAGCATTTCTCAACCCATTTCAGTTTATCAGAGGATGATGGAGAGAGACTGCTCACTCCTGATGTCAGTAGTCTGAGGCATACCACCTCTTGTGTACTTGAGAAGGGGATTCTGGGGCGAAACAAAGATATAGatataattgtggagaaaatACTGTCTGGGGAAGGGGAAAATAATGGAGGAAGGCATGTATCCGTCATGGCAATTGTTGGTACCGGAGGATTAGGCAAGACAACGCTAGCACAACTTGTGTACAACGACCCGAGAGTGCGCCAGTCATTTGACAACCATGCTTGGGTTTATGTGTCTGAGAATTTCGATGTCAGTACAATAACAAGGGACATCATCAATTCATTAACGCAAGGGGCATGCGATTTTACAGAACTTTCTGACCTCCAGGAGAAACTGGCCGATGAGATGAAGGATAAGAGAATTCTACTTGTGTTGGATGATGTACAGAATGAGCGGGGAGACTGCTGGGAATCATTGTGTCTGCCTATGTGTTTTGCAAGGATTTGTAAAATCATATTAACCTCTCGGAGCGAGGAAGTTGCCAGACTAGTGCAGACAATGCCTTCCCATCGCCCAAGCTGCTTAAGTATTGATGAGAGCTGGTCCTTGTTCAACCAAGTAGTATTTCCTGATCAAGCGTTTGACGCTCCAGCAAATCTGATTGAGATTGGGAAGAACATTGTTAAAAGATGTCAGGGATTGCCGTTAGTAATTAAGACACTAGGAAGCATGTTACGCCATGAAACAGATGAAGATAAATGGGTAGATGTCTTGGAAAATGAGCTGTCGCACTTGGAAAAATCACATTACGAAGTTTACCATCATTAG